One genomic window of Marinobacter adhaerens HP15 includes the following:
- the ubiE gene encoding bifunctional demethylmenaquinone methyltransferase/2-methoxy-6-polyprenyl-1,4-benzoquinol methylase UbiE, which yields MSEQQTPANQAANSNGQDDVTHFGFRNVPKSQKASQVAEVFHSVAGKYDLMNDLMSMGIHRLWKRFTIELSGVRPGHQVLDIAGGTGDLTMKFSDLVGPSGKVVLADINASMLQVGRSRLTDRGYAGNIEYVQADAEHLPFPDNNFNAVSIAFGLRNVTDKDQALRDMTRVLKPGGKLMILEFSKPTNPLLSKAYDTYSFSALPLMGQLIAGDSESYKYLAESIRMHPDQDTLKGMMENAGLVNCKYYNMTGGIVALHVGIKP from the coding sequence ACCCATTTCGGTTTCCGCAATGTGCCCAAGAGCCAGAAAGCGAGCCAGGTGGCCGAGGTGTTCCACAGTGTGGCGGGCAAGTACGACCTCATGAATGACCTGATGTCCATGGGAATTCACCGGCTCTGGAAACGTTTCACAATTGAGCTTTCGGGCGTGCGTCCCGGCCACCAGGTGCTGGACATTGCCGGCGGCACTGGCGATCTCACCATGAAGTTTTCAGACCTTGTGGGTCCGTCCGGAAAAGTGGTACTGGCCGACATCAATGCCTCCATGCTGCAGGTGGGCCGCAGCCGGCTGACCGATCGCGGCTATGCAGGCAACATTGAATACGTACAGGCAGATGCCGAGCATCTGCCGTTTCCAGACAACAACTTCAATGCGGTATCCATCGCCTTCGGCCTGCGCAATGTCACCGATAAAGACCAGGCCCTGCGCGACATGACCCGGGTTCTCAAGCCCGGCGGCAAGCTGATGATCCTCGAATTTTCCAAGCCGACCAATCCATTGCTGAGCAAGGCCTACGACACCTACTCGTTTTCCGCCCTGCCCCTGATGGGCCAGCTCATCGCCGGCGACAGTGAAAGCTACAAGTACCTGGCTGAATCCATCCGCATGCATCCCGACCAGGACACCCTCAAGGGCATGATGGAGAACGCCGGCCTGGTGAACTGCAAGTACTACAACATGACCGGCGGTATCGTCGCCCTGCACGTGGGAATCAAGCCCTGA